In Neofelis nebulosa isolate mNeoNeb1 chromosome 7, mNeoNeb1.pri, whole genome shotgun sequence, the following proteins share a genomic window:
- the C7H15orf62 gene encoding uncharacterized protein C15orf62 homolog, mitochondrial: METWRKGSFRNASFFKRLSLGRPRRLQRQGSVLSQASTAGGDHEEYSNREVIRELRGRPDGRRLPLWGDEQPRATLLAPPKPPRLYRESSSCPNILEPPPAYTAAYTATLPSALSLAGTLHHYSEEDLLDTPPFQKTPAPDLSDPFFSFKVDLGISLLEEVLQMLREQFPNELSF; the protein is encoded by the coding sequence ATGGAGACCTGGCGGAAAGGCTCCTTCCGCAATGCCTCCTTCTTCAAGCGGCTGAGCCTGGGGCGGCCGAGACGACTCCAGCGACAGGGTAGCGTGCTCAGCCAGGCCAGCACGGCTGGCGGGGATCACGAGGAGTACAGCAACCGAGAGGTCATCCGGGAGCTTCGAGGGAGGCCAGACGGACGGCGCCTGCCTCTGTGGGGGGACGAGCAGCCCCGGGCCACCCTGCTGGCCCCACCCAAGCCTCCTCGCCTGTACCGAGAGAGCTCCAGCTGCCCCAACATCCTGGAGCCCCCACCTGCCTACACTGCTGCCTACACGGCTACCCTACCCTCGGCGCTCTCCCTGGCGGGCACCCTCCACCACTACTCTGAAGAGGACCTTTTGGACACTCCCCCCTTCCAGAAGACACCTGCCCCAGACCTGAGTGATCCCTTCTTCTCCTTCAAAGTGGACCTGGGGATTTCACTTCTTGAGGAAGTTCTACAGATGCTGAGGGAGCAATTTCCCAATGAACTTAGCTTCTGA